The Dethiosulfovibrio peptidovorans DSM 11002 nucleotide sequence CTATCGCTGCGGTTATGAGAGATTCCGGTATGGTGGAATGTCAGGCCGTAGGAGCTGGCGCGGTGAATCAAGCGGTCAAATCGATCGCCATCGCCCGAGGTTACGTGGCCCCTAACGGAATCGATTTGGTCTGTGTGCCGGCTTTCGCCAAGATACTGATAGAGGGAGAGGAAAGAACCGCTATCCGTTTTCAACTTGAATCCCGTTAGTTACTCTGAACGATAGAAAAAGCGGCCCTAGGGCCGCTTTTTTAATTGGCGTTGTCGAGGTAGACGATGTATAATTTCTCGATAACGTTTTATCTTTAAACTCACGACACAGGAGGTAACGCTATGGCCGAGAGTATTAAAGCCCCTAGAGGAGTTCGGGATAT carries:
- a CDS encoding stage V sporulation protein S is translated as MEVLKVSANSQPKSVAGAIAAVMRDSGMVECQAVGAGAVNQAVKSIAIARGYVAPNGIDLVCVPAFAKILIEGEERTAIRFQLESR